The Apium graveolens cultivar Ventura chromosome 6, ASM990537v1, whole genome shotgun sequence genome contains a region encoding:
- the LOC141667056 gene encoding formin-like protein 18 isoform X2, whose protein sequence is MALFKRFFYRKPPDGLLEISDRVFVFDCCFSADIMDDDEYKNYLGGIVAQLREYYTDASFMAFNFREGNRQSHLANILAEYDVTVMDYPRQYETCPLLTMEMLHHFLRSCESWILLGQRNVLLMHCERGGWPILAFMLAALLIYRKQYTGEQKTLEMIYKQAPRELLQIMSPLDPSPSQLRYLQYISRRNLGSEWPPIDRALTMDCIILRFIPNMDGEGGCRPIFRIYGPDPLMVADPTPKVLFSTPKRSKIVRQYKQADCQLVKIDINCHIQGDVVLECISLDSDLERERMMFRIMFNTAFIRSNILMLNRDDVDLLWNGKDRFPKDFRAEVIFSDMDSTSSPVMLDVPDIDGDGGLPVEAFAKVKEIFSTVDWLDTNKDVALNVLQKITSANILQEKLESGLLTGTTDNQLKFFSRIKSSDSLSHEQNLAENAEKPSPKVMEDGFTSSPSLSLREQLDSLQTSPDLNLAFKKNGSHGLHILTQRILQPSLSTPTFHTQQASPMSLSRYHSAPFLGITALLHDHVEPRAKEIYLSAQTSPVGSGSSSPEHLCNPPQFTINSNLEFSRSLSSLLPSEVKTMKNAKTRLDSSPSVSELDSGPSKAFSSKMDAISSLSISSLLLPIESATSSEFFATPPPPPQTPSQHPHLPADPEPSHTSVMQHSGSSIAGIARSSSVPPHTPAPSFSGKSSMPSSKSLSSLATVAPPSTTSSATPRNLKHPTSPLPKSSKVLSQSTDNLSPIPSSPPRPPVSNHVDSSDSSQLLVKRSVDVPSPPPPPLCSKPAGPTESTAPPPPPLPSLCSQPARSTESTAPPPTPPPPPPPLCSRSAGPTESTAPPPPPAPNFALKGPSNKISVPVPPPPSPTGSGLLKAPVPPVPPPPSPNGSGLLKAGGTASSNGNIPPIPGPLLNAKGRLNLRAGLKNQGQSSKKSNLKPYHWLKLTRAMQGSLWAETQKSDESVKAPEFDMSELESLFSIAPNSDMGSRGKANRASAVKPEKISLIDFRRAYNCEIMLTKVKIPLPDMMNAVLALDDSALDIDQVENLIKFCPTKEEMELLKNYRGDKENLGKCEQFFLELMKVPRVEAKLRVFAFKIQFCSQVSDLRKSLNAVNSTSEEVRNSAKLKRIMQTILSLGNALNQGTARGSAVGFRLDSLLKLTDTRARNNKLTLMHYLCKVLAEKLPELLDFHKDLVTLEISTKLKYLAEEMQAISKGLEKIVQELTASESDGPVSETFCQILKEFLAFAEAEVRSLASLYSIVGKNADALALYFGEDPARCPFEQVVSTLRNFVRLFVRAHEENCKQIELEKKKAQKEEENEKKSSATKKRPEMETMKSKECSEQLIKT, encoded by the exons ATGGCATTATTTAAAAGGTTCTTTTATCGAAAACCTCCAGACGGCCTCTTGGAGATTTCGGATAGGGTCTTTG TCTTCGATTGCTGCTTTTCTGCCGATATTATGGATGATGATGAATACAAAAATTACCTGGGAGGCATAGTAGCTCAACTTCGTGAATACTACACTGATGCTTCCTTCATGGCGTTCAATTTTCGAGAGGGAAATAGGCAAAGCCACCTTGCTAACATACTGGCTGAATATGATGTGACTGTAATGGATTATCCTCGGCAATATGAAACTTGCCCATTGCTTACAATGGAAATGCTTCACCATTTCCTCAGATCATGTGAAAGCTGGATCTTACTTGGTCAGCGCAATGTGCTCTTAATGCATTGTGAACGTGGAGGGTGGCCAATTTTGGCATTCATGCTTGCTGCATTGTTAATATATAGAAAGCAATACACTGGGGAACAGAAGACTTTAGAAATGATATACAAGCAGGCACCTCGAGAGCTTTTGCAAATAATGTCACCCCTAGATCCGTCTCCTTCACAGCTGAGGTACCTACAATACATCTCGAGAAGGAATTTGGGTTCTGAATGGCCTCCTATAGATAGAGCTCTCACCATGGATTGCATCATTCTTAGATTTATCCCTAATATGGACGGAGAGGGTGGATGCCGTCCAATTTTCAGGATATATGGACCAGATCCTCTTATGGTTGCTGATCCCACTCCCAAGGTGCTGTTCTCAACACCAAAGAGGAGCAAAATTGTTCGTCAATATAAGCAG GCAGACTGTCAACTTGTTAAAATTGACATCAATTGCCATATCCAAGGTGATGTCGTGCTCGAGTGTATTAGCTTAGATAGTGATCTAGAACGTGAAAGGATGATGTTCAGAATCATGTTCAACACAGCATTTATTAGATCAAATATATTGATGCTTAACCGTGATGATGTTGATTTATTATGGAATGGCAAGGATCGCTTCCCAAAGGATTTCAGAGCAGAG GTTATCTTTTCAGATATGGACTCGACATCTTCACCTGTTATGCTTGATGTGCCTGATATCGATGGGGATGGAGGTCTCCCTGTTGAAGCATTTGCAAAAGTGAAGGAGATTTTTAGCACCGTGGACTGGTTAGACACTAATAAAGATGTAGCGTTAAATGTGCTCCAGAAGATCACTTCAGCAAATATTTTGCAAGAGAAACTAGAAAGTGGTTTGCTGACGGGTACTACAGATAATCAGTTGAAATTTTTTTCTCGGATCAAAAGCAGTGATAGTTTGTCGCACGAACAAAATCTTGCGGAAAATGCAGAGAAACCAAGTCCGAAGGTTATGGAAGATGGTTTCACAAGTTCTCCGTCCTTATCCTTGAGGGAACAGTTGGATTCCTTACAAACATCTCCAGATTTGAATTTGGCATTCAAGAAAAATGGGTCCCATGGACTACATATATTAACCCAGCGGATTCTTCAACCTTCTCTATCTACTCCAACCTTTCATACCCAGCAAGCTTCGCCCATGTCTCTCTCGAGATACCACAGTGCGCCTTTCCTCGGCATAACAGCTCTACTTCATGATCATGTTGAACCGAGGGCCAAAGAAATCTACCTATCAGCACAAACATCTCCAGTTGGTTCTGGCTCCTCTTCTCCTGAACATTTATGTAACCCACCCCAGTTTACTATCAATTCAAATTTAGAGTTTTCCCGGTCACTTTCCTCGCTGCTTCCTTCAGAGGTTAAAACTATGAAAAATGCTAAAACTAGACTGGACTCATCTCCATCCGTTTCCGAACTGGATTCAGGTCCCTCCAAAGCATTCTCTTCAAAGATGGACGCAATTTCTTCACTTTCTATATCCTCATTGCTGCTTCCGATTGAGAGTGCAACGTCGTCAGAATTTTTTGCAACCCCTCCACCACCACCACAAACACCATCTCAGCATCCTCATCTTCCTGCAGATCCAGAGCCATCACATACTTCAGTTATGCAACATTCTGGATCCTCTATCGCGGGTATAGCACGTTCTTCATCTGTTCCACCGCACACACCTGCCCCATCTTTTTCAGGCAAATCTTCAATGCCTTCATCCAAGAGTTTAAGTTCACTGGCCACTGTAGCTCCACCTTCCACTACTTCGTCTGCCACTCCAAGGAACTTGAAACACCCCACTTCTCCGTTACCCAAGTCATCAAAAGTTCTATCTCAATCTACAGATAATTTATCCCCAATCCCCTCTTCCCCTCCCCGCCCACCCGTCTCAAACCATGTTGATTCATCAGATTCCTCACAACTTTTAGTAAAACGATCAGTAGATGTACCTTCCCCTCCTCCACCTCCACTTTGTTCAAAACCAGCTGGACCTACTGAGTCTACAGCTCCGCCACCACCTCCTCTGCCTTCACTTTGTTCGCAACCAGCTAGATCTACTGAGTCTACAGCACCACCTCCTACACCACCACCTCCTCCGCCTCCACTTTGTTCGAGATCAGCTGGACCTACAGAGTCTACAgcgccaccaccacctccagcTCCTAATTTTGCTCTGAAAGGTCCTTCGAATAAGATTTCTGTGCCAGTTCCACCACCTCCATCTCCAACCGGAAGCGGCTTACTTAAAGCGCCAGTTCCACCAGTTCCACCACCTCCATCTCCAAATGGCAGCGGCTTACTGAAAGCTGGCGGTACTGCTTCTAGTAATGGAAACATTCCTCCAATTCCTGGACCGCTATTAAATGCAAAGGGAAGATTGAACTTGCGTGCAGGCTTAAAAAATCAGGGACAATCCTCCAAAAAATCGAACTTGAAACCTTATCATTGGCTAAAGTTAACAAGGGCCATGCAAGGAAGCCTGTGGGCTGAAACACAGAAGTCTGATGAATCTGTCAA GGCTCCTGAGTTTGACATGTCTGAACTTGAAAGTCTTTTCTCAATTGCTCCAAATTCTGATATGGGAAGCAGAGGAAAAGCAAATCGGGCTTCAGCAGTCAAGCCAGAGAAAATTAGTCTG ATTGATTTTAGAAGGGCATATAATTGTGAAATCATGCTCACAAAAGTTAAGATTCCTCTGCCTGATATGATG AATGCAGTCCTTGCATTGGACGATTCTGCGTTGGATATTGATCAGGTTGAAAATCTTATAAAGTTCTGCCCTACCAAAGAAGAAATGGAACTTCTCAAG AATTATAGAGGTGATAAGGAGAATCTTGGAAAATGCGAACAG TTTTTTTTGGAGTTGATGAAAGTGCCACGTGTTGAGGCCAAGTTAAGAGTGTTTGCATTTAAGATACAGTTTTGTTCTCAG GTGTCTGACCTCAGAAAGAGTTTGAATGCTGTAAATTCTACATCTGAAGAG GTCCGAAATTCAGCAAAGTTAAAGAGAATCATGCAAACTATTCTTTCACTCGGAAATGCTTTAAATCAGGGAACTGCAAGGG GTTCTGCTGTTGGATTTCGACTGGATAGCCTTCTCAAACTGACTGATACACGAGCACGTAACAACAAGCTGACATTGATGCACTATCTTTGTAAG GTGTTGGCGGAGAAGCTACCCGAACTTTTAGATTTCCACAAAGACCTTGTGACTCTAGAAATCTCAACGAAG TTGAAATATCTAGCAGAGGAAATGCAAGCCATTAGCAAAGGCCTTGAGAAAATTGTTCAGGAACTTACTGCATCAGAAAGTGATGGCCCTGTTTCGGAAACTTTTTGCCAG ATTCTGAAGGAATTTCTTGCTTTCGCTGAAGCTGAAGTGAGATCCTTGGCCTCTCTTTATTCCATAGTG GGTAAAAATGCTGATGCGCTGGCTCTTTATTTTGGCGAAGATCCAGCCCGTTGTCCATTTGAGCAAG TTGTTTCAACATTGCGTAATTTCGTGAGACTGTTTGTGCGAGCACATGAGGAAAACTGCAAGCAGATTGAGCTTGAAAAAAAGAAAGCTCAAAAAGAAGAGGAGAACGAGAAGAAGTCGAGTGCTACTAAAAAAAGACCAGAAATGGAAACTATGAAGTCCAAGGAGTGTAGTGAACAATTGATTAAAACTTAA
- the LOC141667056 gene encoding formin-like protein 18 isoform X1: MALFKRFFYRKPPDGLLEISDRVFVFDCCFSADIMDDDEYKNYLGGIVAQLREYYTDASFMAFNFREGNRQSHLANILAEYDVTVMDYPRQYETCPLLTMEMLHHFLRSCESWILLGQRNVLLMHCERGGWPILAFMLAALLIYRKQYTGEQKTLEMIYKQAPRELLQIMSPLDPSPSQLRYLQYISRRNLGSEWPPIDRALTMDCIILRFIPNMDGEGGCRPIFRIYGPDPLMVADPTPKVLFSTPKRSKIVRQYKQADCQLVKIDINCHIQGDVVLECISLDSDLERERMMFRIMFNTAFIRSNILMLNRDDVDLLWNGKDRFPKDFRAEVIFSDMDSTSSPVMLDVPDIDGDGGLPVEAFAKVKEIFSTVDWLDTNKDVALNVLQKITSANILQEKLESGLLTGTTDNQLKFFSRIKSSDSLSHEQNLAENAEKPSPKVMEDGFTSSPSLSLREQLDSLQTSPDLNLAFKKNGSHGLHILTQRILQPSLSTPTFHTQQASPMSLSRYHSAPFLGITALLHDHVEPRAKEIYLSAQTSPVGSGSSSPEHLCNPPQFTINSNLEFSRSLSSLLPSEVKTMKNAKTRLDSSPSVSELDSGPSKAFSSKMDAISSLSISSLLLPIESATSSEFFATPPPPPQTPSQHPHLPADPEPSHTSVMQHSGSSIAGIARSSSVPPHTPAPSFSGKSSMPSSKSLSSLATVAPPSTTSSATPRNLKHPTSPLPKSSKVLSQSTDNLSPIPSSPPRPPVSNHVDSSDSSQLLVKRSVDVPSPPPPPLCSKPAGPTESTAPPPPPLPSLCSQPARSTESTAPPPTPPPPPPPLCSRSAGPTESTAPPPPPAPNFALKGPSNKISVPVPPPPSPTGSGLLKAPVPPVPPPPSPNGSGLLKAGGTASSNGNIPPIPGPLLNAKGRLNLRAGLKNQGQSSKKSNLKPYHWLKLTRAMQGSLWAETQKSDESVKAPEFDMSELESLFSIAPNSDMGSRGKANRASAVKPEKISLIDFRRAYNCEIMLTKVKIPLPDMMNAVLALDDSALDIDQVENLIKFCPTKEEMELLKNYRGDKENLGKCEQFFLELMKVPRVEAKLRVFAFKIQFCSQVSDLRKSLNAVNSTSEEVRNSAKLKRIMQTILSLGNALNQGTARGSAVGFRLDSLLKLTDTRARNNKLTLMHYLCKVLAEKLPELLDFHKDLVTLEISTKIQLKYLAEEMQAISKGLEKIVQELTASESDGPVSETFCQILKEFLAFAEAEVRSLASLYSIVGKNADALALYFGEDPARCPFEQVVSTLRNFVRLFVRAHEENCKQIELEKKKAQKEEENEKKSSATKKRPEMETMKSKECSEQLIKT, translated from the exons ATGGCATTATTTAAAAGGTTCTTTTATCGAAAACCTCCAGACGGCCTCTTGGAGATTTCGGATAGGGTCTTTG TCTTCGATTGCTGCTTTTCTGCCGATATTATGGATGATGATGAATACAAAAATTACCTGGGAGGCATAGTAGCTCAACTTCGTGAATACTACACTGATGCTTCCTTCATGGCGTTCAATTTTCGAGAGGGAAATAGGCAAAGCCACCTTGCTAACATACTGGCTGAATATGATGTGACTGTAATGGATTATCCTCGGCAATATGAAACTTGCCCATTGCTTACAATGGAAATGCTTCACCATTTCCTCAGATCATGTGAAAGCTGGATCTTACTTGGTCAGCGCAATGTGCTCTTAATGCATTGTGAACGTGGAGGGTGGCCAATTTTGGCATTCATGCTTGCTGCATTGTTAATATATAGAAAGCAATACACTGGGGAACAGAAGACTTTAGAAATGATATACAAGCAGGCACCTCGAGAGCTTTTGCAAATAATGTCACCCCTAGATCCGTCTCCTTCACAGCTGAGGTACCTACAATACATCTCGAGAAGGAATTTGGGTTCTGAATGGCCTCCTATAGATAGAGCTCTCACCATGGATTGCATCATTCTTAGATTTATCCCTAATATGGACGGAGAGGGTGGATGCCGTCCAATTTTCAGGATATATGGACCAGATCCTCTTATGGTTGCTGATCCCACTCCCAAGGTGCTGTTCTCAACACCAAAGAGGAGCAAAATTGTTCGTCAATATAAGCAG GCAGACTGTCAACTTGTTAAAATTGACATCAATTGCCATATCCAAGGTGATGTCGTGCTCGAGTGTATTAGCTTAGATAGTGATCTAGAACGTGAAAGGATGATGTTCAGAATCATGTTCAACACAGCATTTATTAGATCAAATATATTGATGCTTAACCGTGATGATGTTGATTTATTATGGAATGGCAAGGATCGCTTCCCAAAGGATTTCAGAGCAGAG GTTATCTTTTCAGATATGGACTCGACATCTTCACCTGTTATGCTTGATGTGCCTGATATCGATGGGGATGGAGGTCTCCCTGTTGAAGCATTTGCAAAAGTGAAGGAGATTTTTAGCACCGTGGACTGGTTAGACACTAATAAAGATGTAGCGTTAAATGTGCTCCAGAAGATCACTTCAGCAAATATTTTGCAAGAGAAACTAGAAAGTGGTTTGCTGACGGGTACTACAGATAATCAGTTGAAATTTTTTTCTCGGATCAAAAGCAGTGATAGTTTGTCGCACGAACAAAATCTTGCGGAAAATGCAGAGAAACCAAGTCCGAAGGTTATGGAAGATGGTTTCACAAGTTCTCCGTCCTTATCCTTGAGGGAACAGTTGGATTCCTTACAAACATCTCCAGATTTGAATTTGGCATTCAAGAAAAATGGGTCCCATGGACTACATATATTAACCCAGCGGATTCTTCAACCTTCTCTATCTACTCCAACCTTTCATACCCAGCAAGCTTCGCCCATGTCTCTCTCGAGATACCACAGTGCGCCTTTCCTCGGCATAACAGCTCTACTTCATGATCATGTTGAACCGAGGGCCAAAGAAATCTACCTATCAGCACAAACATCTCCAGTTGGTTCTGGCTCCTCTTCTCCTGAACATTTATGTAACCCACCCCAGTTTACTATCAATTCAAATTTAGAGTTTTCCCGGTCACTTTCCTCGCTGCTTCCTTCAGAGGTTAAAACTATGAAAAATGCTAAAACTAGACTGGACTCATCTCCATCCGTTTCCGAACTGGATTCAGGTCCCTCCAAAGCATTCTCTTCAAAGATGGACGCAATTTCTTCACTTTCTATATCCTCATTGCTGCTTCCGATTGAGAGTGCAACGTCGTCAGAATTTTTTGCAACCCCTCCACCACCACCACAAACACCATCTCAGCATCCTCATCTTCCTGCAGATCCAGAGCCATCACATACTTCAGTTATGCAACATTCTGGATCCTCTATCGCGGGTATAGCACGTTCTTCATCTGTTCCACCGCACACACCTGCCCCATCTTTTTCAGGCAAATCTTCAATGCCTTCATCCAAGAGTTTAAGTTCACTGGCCACTGTAGCTCCACCTTCCACTACTTCGTCTGCCACTCCAAGGAACTTGAAACACCCCACTTCTCCGTTACCCAAGTCATCAAAAGTTCTATCTCAATCTACAGATAATTTATCCCCAATCCCCTCTTCCCCTCCCCGCCCACCCGTCTCAAACCATGTTGATTCATCAGATTCCTCACAACTTTTAGTAAAACGATCAGTAGATGTACCTTCCCCTCCTCCACCTCCACTTTGTTCAAAACCAGCTGGACCTACTGAGTCTACAGCTCCGCCACCACCTCCTCTGCCTTCACTTTGTTCGCAACCAGCTAGATCTACTGAGTCTACAGCACCACCTCCTACACCACCACCTCCTCCGCCTCCACTTTGTTCGAGATCAGCTGGACCTACAGAGTCTACAgcgccaccaccacctccagcTCCTAATTTTGCTCTGAAAGGTCCTTCGAATAAGATTTCTGTGCCAGTTCCACCACCTCCATCTCCAACCGGAAGCGGCTTACTTAAAGCGCCAGTTCCACCAGTTCCACCACCTCCATCTCCAAATGGCAGCGGCTTACTGAAAGCTGGCGGTACTGCTTCTAGTAATGGAAACATTCCTCCAATTCCTGGACCGCTATTAAATGCAAAGGGAAGATTGAACTTGCGTGCAGGCTTAAAAAATCAGGGACAATCCTCCAAAAAATCGAACTTGAAACCTTATCATTGGCTAAAGTTAACAAGGGCCATGCAAGGAAGCCTGTGGGCTGAAACACAGAAGTCTGATGAATCTGTCAA GGCTCCTGAGTTTGACATGTCTGAACTTGAAAGTCTTTTCTCAATTGCTCCAAATTCTGATATGGGAAGCAGAGGAAAAGCAAATCGGGCTTCAGCAGTCAAGCCAGAGAAAATTAGTCTG ATTGATTTTAGAAGGGCATATAATTGTGAAATCATGCTCACAAAAGTTAAGATTCCTCTGCCTGATATGATG AATGCAGTCCTTGCATTGGACGATTCTGCGTTGGATATTGATCAGGTTGAAAATCTTATAAAGTTCTGCCCTACCAAAGAAGAAATGGAACTTCTCAAG AATTATAGAGGTGATAAGGAGAATCTTGGAAAATGCGAACAG TTTTTTTTGGAGTTGATGAAAGTGCCACGTGTTGAGGCCAAGTTAAGAGTGTTTGCATTTAAGATACAGTTTTGTTCTCAG GTGTCTGACCTCAGAAAGAGTTTGAATGCTGTAAATTCTACATCTGAAGAG GTCCGAAATTCAGCAAAGTTAAAGAGAATCATGCAAACTATTCTTTCACTCGGAAATGCTTTAAATCAGGGAACTGCAAGGG GTTCTGCTGTTGGATTTCGACTGGATAGCCTTCTCAAACTGACTGATACACGAGCACGTAACAACAAGCTGACATTGATGCACTATCTTTGTAAG GTGTTGGCGGAGAAGCTACCCGAACTTTTAGATTTCCACAAAGACCTTGTGACTCTAGAAATCTCAACGAAG ATACAGTTGAAATATCTAGCAGAGGAAATGCAAGCCATTAGCAAAGGCCTTGAGAAAATTGTTCAGGAACTTACTGCATCAGAAAGTGATGGCCCTGTTTCGGAAACTTTTTGCCAG ATTCTGAAGGAATTTCTTGCTTTCGCTGAAGCTGAAGTGAGATCCTTGGCCTCTCTTTATTCCATAGTG GGTAAAAATGCTGATGCGCTGGCTCTTTATTTTGGCGAAGATCCAGCCCGTTGTCCATTTGAGCAAG TTGTTTCAACATTGCGTAATTTCGTGAGACTGTTTGTGCGAGCACATGAGGAAAACTGCAAGCAGATTGAGCTTGAAAAAAAGAAAGCTCAAAAAGAAGAGGAGAACGAGAAGAAGTCGAGTGCTACTAAAAAAAGACCAGAAATGGAAACTATGAAGTCCAAGGAGTGTAGTGAACAATTGATTAAAACTTAA